The Hordeum vulgare subsp. vulgare chromosome 7H, MorexV3_pseudomolecules_assembly, whole genome shotgun sequence DNA window TTTTAGGGAAACTTAATTCAGCACCCAGGTGAACACTTAAGATGATGCTGATTGATGAACGTGCATGGTCTCATACCTATAGGACCAAGCTTGTTCTTGTGGCTGAACTCAATTAAGTCCTTCATGTTATTCACCACCTCTGATATCTGAGAAGAGCACACAAGCAATCACAACATACTGTAAATGAAGTCATATAAGGAATAGAAGCATCCAATAATAACCAAGTAAaagatcaaaagtacttttcagaTAATATCGAGGGAAGTGATGGATAAATGCTACAAAGGGGACTCTAATTACCTGCAAGCAGCGAACATATCTTTTAGAAAGCCCATGTTCATTTAAGCTGTGGCGGTCTAGATTTTTCGCTAATTGTTCTGATGCTGACACAAACCTTTGAGAACAAAAAACACATCCTCACATTGATTAGAATATAACAGAAAGTTAGCTCTTAGACAGAATGAAATACATATTTCTGTGCTTTATAATGCCAAAAGGAACTGTAAGAAGCAAATGAATGATATAGCGATGCATGTTAGGTTTACTAACAAGTTGCAAATGGCTTCTGCATCATTGGCCGATACCCCAGCAGGCCCACTTTCATTGGTAGCAGCTTGATACTTCTGGGCAATTTGAAGCAGATGATTAACCTGGTAAACAACAGAAGCATGTACGTAAGAAAATATAAAGGTGCCAAATTTAAACCATATACAGTCTGCAGactggtctttcataattgcctGGAGCTGGAAAGCAGAAGCTACACGATAGAAGACTGAAATTGCCAAAAATACAAGCTTTAAAGTAACAAAGATGTGGTATCCACACTTTGAACCTTGAAGCAGCAGATGAGGAAAAGAAAACAGTTTCACTCTGCTAAACAACTTAAGTTCCTCAAAACATAGACAAAACAAGAAATAGCTTGTACCAATAATGATTCCAAAATTCAGCAGCCATAACACATAATAGCTAAATTCATGTAGTCAATACATATTAAAAAAAAAGATCTACACAGAGCCTGTTCTGCACAAAGAACCGGTACTCTTAGACAGCTGGTTGAAAACACACTAGTCTTGGCTCGTTCTTGTCAGTACTACCAAGCATTTCATTAATTAGAATCTGGCGCTATTAGCTCAACATATATAATGGTAGCTATTTAGTAAGTTGACAAAATGCAATATGGAGGTATACCACCCATAGTACCATTGTTTTGCACAAAGTCGTAGAAAAGAAACAATACCAGATTACCACTATCTTGTAGCATAGAAAagacgcacacacacacaaaaaaaaaactaaTCTTGGCCACATAGATCAATATTACGCATATGAAATACCATATTAACATTCTGCAGACTAAAGCAAAATAAAAGCTGCTAGTAATACATGGGATTTCAGGAGAAGAAACCAGCTCATTCTACAAAGAATAAGCAATGTGCGGCTCAATATGAGCAGTACTACTCTTCGACTTCCTTCGTTATTTCTGACATTAGTTCATCATTGTAATCCTCAAACGAGCCATCATATTTACTAACTGCCCCATCCTCCACAACCCATATCTGGGTCATGGCTAACCAAGACCACACCTCCAGTGAATTCATCCAGAGCAACTGCCAGAGCATCAATATTTTGCATGTCCAAGTGATTTGTAGGCTTGTCCAGCCGGAGAATGTGAGGGTGTGATTATCACACAGATTCAGATTTATAATTAAGTACacatttgctacttgctacgcaagtaaaatatatatagagagagagagaaatgtcAAACAAAAGAACAGAAGATTTCCAAATGCACAAACAGGAAGAACGTCTAATACCTGCGGTGCTAAAAACCTGCGAGTGATATACTCGTCATGCCGTCGTGAACAGAACTCCCAAGACATAATCTGCATAGGCGGCAATGAGCAGATCAGAATGGTCCTTGTTTGGACCTCATTTGTAACATCCAGATGCTCACTAATGGTCCACAAATAAGGCACCCAAGACATGGGTGCCATGGCATGGGCAAGCTACTACTACATCTAGCAACATACCTTTAGTTCCGGAGTGAATATTATTCTCAGTTGCCCCTCGTGCGTAACATGTAGATGATCATAGATACTCTTCTGAACAACTTTAGTATGCTCTAGGAGAAGTAATCCGTTGGGCAACCGGAATTCATTGGGCACGTCGAGGAATAGATATTCATCTACAACACCATGGTCAAATCGAATTTGACAGAGTCTAGGAAGTATTTCGTGGGTAGCCTCTGTAAGATGGATATAAGAAATGAAAAGGAGTAAGCTCAAAGAGGCATTTTGATATAAATACAGAATATTAACTAACATATGTAACAATTAAAGTACAAGTTAGGCCGCTGGTATACTTCCGATTTGAACCGTCCACAAATATTTTTATACTATATTAACAGCCTCCAGATTACTACTTAATTTTTTCGCAAAAAAAAATATTACTACTTAATTTTTAGCCTACGAACTTCTTTTTTCTTCGGAGATGTTTATGGCAGAAATAAGTCAAGATATACCTAAAAAAAATAGGTGACTTATATTTTAGATATGGTTTTTTTCATATGTGAGTATATACTATACAAAACATACGATATGTAAATGCGCGTTGCACACGCACATGTGTGTTTTCTAATCTATGAGAATAACACGCTAAAGGAGCAAAACAggaagagcccaaaaaagagatgTTAAGGTGTTCACCAAAAAACAGGAGGAGCAAAGTGCAGGACTACATAAACAAAATGTTGCTGTAGAAGAAATGCAATGCCAAAACCACAGACTGCAACACTACCATCTTTCCAAGAGTGCGCTTTTCATTCGTGAATGTGTCCCACAACCCCTTATGATAAGGTGTTATGTGCAGCCAAAGAAAATTATAGCATGCTTGAGTAGCACAACCTATATAAGTTAGCATGCTTAACTGTTTTCGCACGAACTACAAGAATACTGAATTTGGTGACTATTACAGAATAATACCATAAGAGATCAGCATTCATTTTCAAGAAGCAGATATGGAGAAGGGTCGAGCAAACTTAGTCAGAAATCAACTTACCATATCCTTTCCCAGTATGTGTATTACAAATATCACAACGCCATGTATCCTGTAACAAAGAGAAATATGACCATGTGATAGATGATTTcatagatactccctccgtccgaaaatacttgtcacaGTAATGGAtgcatctagatgtattttagttctagatacatccatttttataaatttgtgcgacaagtaattccggacggagggagtatcatgtaACATCAAAGGATAACTACCCTTGCTATTGACCATATATGCAGATTAGACACAGAATCGGCTTTATCAGCTTACAATGGATTCATTACATGGAACATATTTTACAATCATATTAATTATTGCATGAAAGATTACAATAGCCATTGCCTGCTAAGAATCAAGTATAGTGTTCCTCACTACCAACAAAGATACTTGATAATCAAGCAGTGTTCAATGATCCTATGAGACCCTTAAGGAGATGTTAAATAACTTTATTTTGAACGTCGATATGAAAGTGATGTTGTACATGGCAAGTTTCGAGTATTCAAGGGAAATTTCGGGTGAAAACTGTTAACTAACCCGAGCTGTCTGCGGAATAACAACCGGAGAATTCCCTCTTTTTTCATATGACGACACACACCATCTTTCTCTTGCTTGTGGTGCaaaatattcatcaataagcttccTCCAGTATGTTATGGGATTATTCTACAAGACAGTATGTGAGTAAACTGATCTTTCAATGGCTCGTGTCTTCTAATCAATGTATATATTGAAGAGACTCTCACCTCTGGACGCTGACGCTTATGATACAAATACTGCATTAACCTTCGAGAACAAAGCCCGCTCTCGACAGGAGTCCTAACAGGCCCAGGTAGTTGCATCCCAGGCTGTGCTAGCGGCGGCCTCAACTGCGGCTGTCGAGGTATGCCAATTTGAGATTGCTGGATCTGAGGAAATTGTTGCGACAACTGATGCTGCTGTAGATGCTGAATATGTGCCAGTTTCTGCTGCCGGATTAATGCTTGAAGCTGTGGGTTATGTTGGCCCTGGAAATGAAGAGAACTCTGGCCTTGGAGCAGCTGCTGAATCAAGTGCTGTTGCAGGATATCATCTTGCCTAATATCAACCCTTGGCTTCTTCTGACCATGAAATGCACCATCAGCCTCAATCCCAGGTTGCGATGTTGCACTAGATGATCTCCGCTTCTGCATCTGCTCTTGAGGTGGACTTTGCTGCATGGTGGACCCATCAATGACTGACGAGCCAGATATGTTATTGGATGAAAATGACATCGGTGAGGAAGGAAGGCGCATGAATGAATCAGCATTCATGCTTGTGCTATGCTGAAACTGGGCACCTCCAGAGAGTGATGAGTTGCCATCGGTCACCAAAGAGCTAACACCAATACTTGGCCCAGAGGAATTTGCAGAACTAACTGGAATGCTACCATTCATGTCCCTGGGAACAAGTCCAAGATTGAAGTGTGGAGCCACAGACATGGAGATCACCAGTGTTGCAACTCAACCATCACCTTGTAGAATCTTGATTATTGAAAAAGAACACCACTCGATGGGTGCTACTGAGGATCTTCGGATATTTTAGCTGGAAAATAAAAATGTGTGATTATCAGTAAATATTTGGAAGCCACGCAAGATAACAAGGAAGCTGTCAACATAAAAAAAAATCTCAAAGCAGACAGTCTATGAACAAACAGCTCAACAATGTCCTGATTCTAATTTTTAGATCTCAATACTAGAGCAGGCTTGTGTTCTCCGTACATTAGATACCAGACTAGCTGACATAAAAATGAAGTGCTGATCAGAGCTAACAGGTGAAATACATTAATTTGAACTTCCAGAAGGAATTCCAATTATGCAACCAATGTCAAACAATTCACAGAAGAACGATAGTAGACATAAAACAAGGCAGAAGAAagataaaaaaatacaaaaatcttAAATTTGAGCTACAAACCAACCCGCAGATACAATGAAACCCAGCAACACACAGTTTTGAATCGG harbors:
- the LOC123413483 gene encoding probable transcriptional regulator SLK3 translates to MSVAPHFNLGLVPRDMNGSIPVSSANSSGPSIGVSSLVTDGNSSLSGGAQFQHSTSMNADSFMRLPSSPMSFSSNNISGSSVIDGSTMQQSPPQEQMQKRRSSSATSQPGIEADGAFHGQKKPRVDIRQDDILQQHLIQQLLQGQSSLHFQGQHNPQLQALIRQQKLAHIQHLQQHQLSQQFPQIQQSQIGIPRQPQLRPPLAQPGMQLPGPVRTPVESGLCSRRLMQYLYHKRQRPENNPITYWRKLIDEYFAPQARERWCVSSYEKRGNSPVVIPQTARDTWRCDICNTHTGKGYEATHEILPRLCQIRFDHGVVDEYLFLDVPNEFRLPNGLLLLEHTKVVQKSIYDHLHVTHEGQLRIIFTPELKIMSWEFCSRRHDEYITRRFLAPQVNHLLQIAQKYQAATNESGPAGVSANDAEAICNLFVSASEQLAKNLDRHSLNEHGLSKRYVRCLQISEVVNNMKDLIEFSHKNKLGPIESLKNYPRQMGPKLTMQNMHEAKGTSMEMSTHGNNNEAPGASTICSSPQNAAAQNNYQNMLRSSSANQGLLQQEASQNAAVLNNYQNMLRSSSANQLQQEASQNVAALNNYQNMARSSSSNQSLLQQEASSMFKGSTGMHNGVQLDVSRSFRAGQLGQFQQHPMSFQQAMPQHQQNSFGAGVSTQYQQHLIQQLLQEAKSSNNRIMVQQQQQPTSAGAVITNSPASGEAHDMNSGAAKGAPPASTTGPSNLINSAAGMVQRCSSFKSVSSNPAAAVATSGGNPVSPKAESMHEVPELDHLISSELAESGLFLEEQQGGGAYSWNM